CACGGATGCCATACGCGAGTTGTGCGGCATATCCGCTGAATTCCTGTCCCAATGTAAGGGGAGTGGCATCCATAAGATGTGTCCGCCCGATCTTCACCACATCCGCCATCTCTTTCGATTTGGCGGCCAATGCTTTCTGCAGTTGGCGCAATCCGGGAAGAGTCACTTCTACTATCTTTTTGTAGCAGGCGATATGCATTCCGGTTGGGAAAGTGTCATTCGACGACTGCGACTTGTTCACATCATCGTTGGGTTGTAATGTTTTTTCACCCTCTCCGATCGTCTTCCCTGCCAGTTGATGGGCACGGTTGGCAATTACTTCGTTTACATTCATGTTGCTCTGCGTCCCCGACCCTGTCTGCCAGATAACCAGCGGGAACTGGTCATCGAGCTTGCCCTCCAGAATTTCATCACATACCTGCGCAATATAATCGCGTTTCTCCTGCGACAACACACCCAATTCATGGTTGGCATACGCCGCTCCCTTTTTCAGGTAAGCAAATCCGTAAATGATTTCCTTCGGCATGGAAGCGGGACTTCCAATCTTGAAATTATTGCGCGACCGCTCGGTTTGCGCACCCCACAGCTTATCGGCAGGTACCCGTACCTCGCCCAGCGTATCCTTTTCAATTCTGTAATTCATAGATCCATGCATTTAATATTTATATAAATTTTCTTACCCTTTCCAATCCTTCACCCTCCACACATTCACAAGCAGTATCTTTCCTCTTTTCCCAATTCGGCAACCAGAAAAATAAATAAATCCCCCAGTTATAATCACTATCTGCAAAAATATAAAGAAAAAACGGCATCGGAAAACTACTACCATTTCATGCTATATCATCACATAAATATACTCATTTTAGGGGATGGTTTTATAATGAAAAAAAATGTTATTTTGAAGTTTCACTTAGAAACTGTTTTGAATTTTTTCATCCATTGTTTTTTAGTAATTTTTTGATGGATTTGGATTTTCATTTATTGAAATGTAGCGGGCTACTTGAAAGAAATGAAAGTTCAAAGGCGCAAAAAAAGGCAAAAAACAATATGAAAGAGCGGAAAAATAAGTGTGAAAAATTACTCATAAAATTCAAAACAGTTTCTTATATCGTAATATCTAATTAATAATCAACAAAAAGCTGTAAATTTACAGTTTTAATCATAATAGAATAATCGTATGAAGCAGTTAACTTTTATTTTAGTGGCATTTGCCTTCTTTGCCGCGTCCTGTAACAATGCGGGACAAACACAAAAGAGCAGTGAAAGTAAAGAGACCGTGGCGGAAACCGGAGCGATTGTCTTCGATGCCGACTCCCTTTATGCCGTAGCCGAATCATTGATAGATGAACCGGTGGCAATCAAAGGGTATGTAACCCATACCTGTGAGCATTCAGGTAAACGCTGTTTTCTGACCGGAGAGGGACAGAAGTATTCAATCCGGGTAGAAGCCAAAGGGGACATAGGGTCATTCGACAAGGAATTGGTCGGTTCACAATTAAAAGTAAACGGTATATTGCGAGAAAGACGACTCACCGAAGTTGAAATAGCAGATATGGAAAGTAGTGTCAACGAAAAACTGACGAAAGAAGAAGCTTCTGCTGAAACTTGCGAGGCAGAGTTGGCCAATATCAACGAGATGAAAGATTGGATGAAAGCCCGGGGCAAAGATTATTACTCGATATATTATGTAGACGGGTTGAACTATGAAAAAGTTCACAATTAGTCCAAAAATAAGAAAATGGATACGAATCCTACATCGCGACATCGGGTTCGTAATGGTAGGACTCTCCCTCGTTTATGGAATTTCCGGTATTCTGCTCAACCATATGGATCACAAAGACCCTTCATATAAAGTTGAGAATAAGAGCCTGACTTTCACCAAAGGGCTCACAACGGAAGAGTTCACACAAGAATGGCAATCCGAACCCGACAGGCCCGGACTGAACAATATCGGCGAAACCACAGGAAAATACAGGTTAATGCTGCAGGGCGGTATCGGAGAATATGACCCACAAACAGGTATAGCTCAATACCAGATAAGCAGGAAAAAACCGATTGCCTACTGGGTGAACCGGCTCCATTATAACCGCGTCAAAGGGTGGTCGCTCATGGCCGATATATTCGCCGGATCACTGATCTTTCTGGCCGTATCAGGACTGTTTATGGTAAAGGGAAAACATGGCATCACGAAAAGAGGGAAATGGTACCTGGTCATCGGCCTGCTTATTCCTATCTTATATATATTACTGGCAGGATAAGAAGGCTTAAAGCGACGACGAGCCCCATTATTTAGAAACAATATAAATAATTAAAGCAAAAAACCTTATCTTTGCAAGCCGAAATAAGAAAATCAAACATTAATGCGCCTTTCAGAATTACAAACGGGACAAAAAGCATACATCGTAAAAGTAAATGGTAGCGGGGCTTTCAGGAAACGTATCCTCGAAATGGGGTTCATACGCGGAGAGGAAGTCAAATCAATACTGAACGCTCCATTAAAAGATCCCATCAAATATGAGATCATGGAGTACGAGGTATCGCTACGCCGGAGCGAGGCGGTAATGATTGAAATTTCGATGCTGGCAGGGGACGCAAGGAATGATGCCTTACATAAAGAAGAAGCGCTACTCGAAGAAGTATTCGCTTCAGAAACAGAAGAAAACAATAATGGAACTGAAACCAGGGCATCTCTTCAAAGGCATGACCGGCCTCATCCCGAGAAAAGAATAAGAGTTGCGCTTCTGGGAAATCCCAATTCGGGAAAAACCACCATTTTCAATCTGGCTTCCGGTGCACACGAGCATGTGGGTAATTACAGTGGTGTGACTGTCGACTCGAAAGAGGGCACCTTGCGCCACAACGGCTATGAGTTCACACTGATAGACCTTCCCGGCACTTACTCGTTATCGGCATATACCCCCGAAGAATTATTCGTCCGGAAACATATACTGGATGAAAAGCCTGATGTGATTGTGAACGTGGTATCGGCATCGGCGGCAGAGCGAAATCTCTATCTTACCACGGAACTGATTGATCTGAAAGTGCCGATTGTGATCGCCCTGAACATGTACGACGAACTGGAAGAGAGCGGCCGTACATTCGATTACGAGACGTTCGGATCATTGATCAATATTCCTATGGTACCCACCGTAGGCAAAAGGGGTGAGGGTATCCCCCAATTACTCGAAAAAGTAATCGATATCTACAAACAGGAGGAGTTCGATTATGTGCAGATCCCCTATGGACGGGTGTTGGAGAAATCCATCGGCATCATGGAGCGGGAGTTCAAAAATGTGGAACCCACACTGTATGCCGGATGGAATATGCCGCTACGGTATATCTGCGTCAAATTGCTTGAAGGTGACAGGGATGTAGAGAAGCGTGTCCGCACATTGCCCCAACAGGAACAGATCTTCTCCCGCAGGGATAAAGAACGGATTTACATTGAAAAGTTACTCCGGGAAGATCCGGAGTCTGCTTTTACCAATGCCCGGTACGGTTTTATCGCCGGTGGACTCAAAGAGACACTTACGGAAAAGACCCAGTTCTCTGAAAAAACAAAATTACTTGACGCCCTCGTAACCCATAAATACATCGGGTTCCCCCTCTTTTTCCTGTTTTTATGGGTCATGTTCGAAGCCACTTTCCGTCTGGGCAATTACCCTATGGAATGGATCGAGTGGCTGGTGGAACAACTGGGTAACCTCGTCAGGGGCAATATGCAGGAGGGACCATTAAAGGCACTGGTTGTAGATGGTATCATCGGAGGTGTGGGAGGCGTCATCGTCTTCCTCCCCAATATTGTGATATTATATCTTTTCATCGCCTTTATGGAAGACTCGGGCTATATGGCACGCGCCGCTTTCATCATGGACAAACTGATGCACAGGATCGGCCTGCATGGGAAATCGTTTATTCCCCTCATCATGGGGTTCGGTTGTAACGTCCCGGCCATTATGGCCACACGCACCATCGAAAGCAGGAGCAGCCGTATGATCACCATGTTCATTGTGCCGTTTATGTCTTGCAGCGCCCGGTTACCTGTCTATATTCTCTTCGTGAGTGCTTTCGTACCTAAATACGGGGGGCTGGTAATGCTTGGATTATACGCTTTTGGTATTTTGATTGCCGCACTCACGGCAAGAATACTCCGGAAGACAGCCTTTAAAGAAGAGGAAACACCGTTTGTGATGGAACTGCCTCCTTACCGGATGCCGACCACTAAATCGATCATCACCCATATGTGGGACCGGTCGAGCCAATACCTGCGGAAAATGGGAGGCCCGATCCTGATCGCCTCCATCGTGATATGGTTCTTAGGATATTTCCCCCAGAATGCGGAGAGAGACGCCGCGTTCGACAGTGAGATCGCCATGGTCGATGCACAATACGATCGGAGTGAAATAAGCGACGAAGAGAGGGAGGAGAAGACAACAGAGATAGAACATCTCCGCAATACAACTCATCAAGAGAATTCCTATATCGGGAATATCGGAAAGTTCATTGAACCTGCGATGCGCCCGCTCGGATTCGACTGGAAAATATCAGTGAGCCTGCTATCGGGAATGGCAGCCAAGGAAATCGTCATCTCCACCATGGGCGTACTATACACCGGTGATAGTGAAGACCAGCAATCATTGCAGCACCGGCTAAAGGCAGAGTCTTATGCGGACGGATCGCCCATCTTCACCCCTCTTGTGGTAGCCGGTTTTTTGCTCTTTGTATTGATTTACTTCCCCTGCGTAGCCTCAGTAGTAGCCATCAAAGAGGAGTCGCATTCCTGGGGATGGGCACTATTCAGTGTACTTTACTCTACAGGCCTCGCCTGGTTTATAGCATTCCTGGTATACCAGATAGGAAACCTGTTGATTTAGGAGCTGCATCTAAAAACTTTTCCTGTTATAATACTGTTTAAAAGGCATGGATATACAACTTTTCATCGTTATTATCATCGGTATCATTGTAGGGGTCATCCTCATACGGGCAATCTATCGTTTCTTTTTCACCGAAAGAGACCACTCCATCTGTGGCGGCTGTACCGGATGTGATATACACAAAGAATAGGCCCGCCATCTTAATCGATAATAGAGATACAAAAGCGATCCCTATCTATTCTACAGGGATATAAATCTCCGTTTTCAACTTTTCCGGGATCGTTTTACCGGGATGGTTGAGGTACTTTTCAAAACAATGATAATCCCTTAGTCCCAGGTTGTTCTTTCATGATTGTATATTCTTTATTCGTTCTATAATCTATCGGTGAAATACCATACTGTTGCCTGAATGCTTTCGAAAGTGAAGTAGGCACATCATAGCCTACCCTATAAGCGATTTCGGAAACGGACATATTCGTATATCGCAGTAATTTGGCGGCTGTTTCCAATCTTATCCGGACAATATAACTCCCGATAGGTTCACCTATCAAAGCACGGGTTATCCGATGGAAGTGATAAGGAGAGAAATGGCTTATTTCAGCCAGTTCGGATAAATCAATCGGTTTATCC
This window of the Proteiniphilum saccharofermentans genome carries:
- a CDS encoding helix-turn-helix domain-containing protein, with translation MQQRTSTTEEYQRQINIIKDYINNNLDKPIDLSELAEISHFSPYHFHRITRALIGEPIGSYIVRIRLETAAKLLRYTNMSVSEIAYRVGYDVPTSLSKAFRQQYGISPIDYRTNKEYTIMKEQPGTKGLSLF
- the feoB gene encoding ferrous iron transport protein B, translated to MRLSELQTGQKAYIVKVNGSGAFRKRILEMGFIRGEEVKSILNAPLKDPIKYEIMEYEVSLRRSEAVMIEISMLAGDARNDALHKEEALLEEVFASETEENNNGTETRASLQRHDRPHPEKRIRVALLGNPNSGKTTIFNLASGAHEHVGNYSGVTVDSKEGTLRHNGYEFTLIDLPGTYSLSAYTPEELFVRKHILDEKPDVIVNVVSASAAERNLYLTTELIDLKVPIVIALNMYDELEESGRTFDYETFGSLINIPMVPTVGKRGEGIPQLLEKVIDIYKQEEFDYVQIPYGRVLEKSIGIMEREFKNVEPTLYAGWNMPLRYICVKLLEGDRDVEKRVRTLPQQEQIFSRRDKERIYIEKLLREDPESAFTNARYGFIAGGLKETLTEKTQFSEKTKLLDALVTHKYIGFPLFFLFLWVMFEATFRLGNYPMEWIEWLVEQLGNLVRGNMQEGPLKALVVDGIIGGVGGVIVFLPNIVILYLFIAFMEDSGYMARAAFIMDKLMHRIGLHGKSFIPLIMGFGCNVPAIMATRTIESRSSRMITMFIVPFMSCSARLPVYILFVSAFVPKYGGLVMLGLYAFGILIAALTARILRKTAFKEEETPFVMELPPYRMPTTKSIITHMWDRSSQYLRKMGGPILIASIVIWFLGYFPQNAERDAAFDSEIAMVDAQYDRSEISDEEREEKTTEIEHLRNTTHQENSYIGNIGKFIEPAMRPLGFDWKISVSLLSGMAAKEIVISTMGVLYTGDSEDQQSLQHRLKAESYADGSPIFTPLVVAGFLLFVLIYFPCVASVVAIKEESHSWGWALFSVLYSTGLAWFIAFLVYQIGNLLI
- a CDS encoding PepSY-associated TM helix domain-containing protein, whose protein sequence is MKKFTISPKIRKWIRILHRDIGFVMVGLSLVYGISGILLNHMDHKDPSYKVENKSLTFTKGLTTEEFTQEWQSEPDRPGLNNIGETTGKYRLMLQGGIGEYDPQTGIAQYQISRKKPIAYWVNRLHYNRVKGWSLMADIFAGSLIFLAVSGLFMVKGKHGITKRGKWYLVIGLLIPILYILLAG